The following are from one region of the Sorghum bicolor cultivar BTx623 chromosome 2, Sorghum_bicolor_NCBIv3, whole genome shotgun sequence genome:
- the LOC8063464 gene encoding alpha-galactosidase, giving the protein MGAKVLLCAFFFLLLSAVVAGRPILQNGLGQTPQMGWNSWNHFACNINEQTIRQIADAMVDTGLAKLGYEYINIDDCWAAYNRDSQGNLVPKPSTFPSGMKALSDYVHGKGLKLGIYSDAGSRTCSQQMPGSLGHEEQDAKTFASWGIDYLKYDNCNYQGLSPQPRYSTMSRALLNSGRNIFFSICEWGVGNPATWASSLGNSWRTAGDIKDNWGSMASNADSNDYWAKYAGPGGWNDPDMLEIGNGGMTTEEYRSHFSIWALAKAPLLTGCDIRSMSKDTKDILSNQNVIAVNQDALGVQGLKVQKNGDQEVWAGPLSGGRVAVVLWNRGPTQASITASWSSIGLSTSAVVDAHDLWTGEATSSVQGELKATVETHACKMYVLTPK; this is encoded by the exons ATGGGAGCCAAGGTGCTCTTGTgtgctttcttcttccttctcctATCGGCGGTAGTGGCGGGGAGACCAATCCTGCAGAATGGCCTTGGCCAAACACCTCAAATGGG GTGGAATAGTTGGAATCACTTTGCCTGCAACATAAACGAACAGACAATTCGACAAATCG CTGATGCGATGGTTGATACCGGCCTTGCCAAGCTTGGTTATGAGTACATCAACATAG ATGATTGTTGGGCAGCCTATAACAGGGACTCCCAG gGTAATCTAGTACCAAAGCCATCAACATTCCCCTCTGGAATGAAGGCCCTCTCGGACTATGTGCATGGAAAAGGGCTCAAGCTCGGAATCTATAGTGATGCAGG TTCGCGAACTTGCAGCCAACAGATGCCGGGCTCACTTGGACATGAAGAGCAAGATGCAAAAACTTTCGCATCTTGG GGAATTGACTACTTGAAGTATGACAACTGCAACTACCAGGGATTGAGCCCACAACCAAG GTATAGCACCATGAGCAGGGCGCTTCTGAACTCTGGGAGGAATATTTTCTTCTCCATCTGTGAATG GGGTGTAGGTAATCCTGCAACATGGGCAAGCAGTTTAGGAAACAGTTGGAGAACAGCTGGTGACATCAAGGACAATTGGGGAAG CATGGCAAGCAACGCCGACAGTAATGACTATTGGGCAAAATATGCTGGGCCTGGTGGATGGAATG ACCCAGACATGCTGGAAATCGGCAACGGGGGAATGACAACGGAGGAATACCGCTCCCATTTCAGCATATGGGCTCTAGCCAAG GCACCTCTCTTGACTGGCTGCGACATCCGCTCTATGAGCAAGGATACCAAGGATATTCTGAGCAATCAAAATGTCATTGCAGTCAATCAAG ATGCGCTTGGGGTGCAAGGGCTCAAAGTGCAAAAAAATGGAGACCAAGAA GTCTGGGCTGGCCCATTAAGTGGAGGGAGAGTTGCAGTTGTTCTATGGAATAGAGGGCCTACTCAAGCATCCATCACTGCTAGCTGGAGCAGCATTGGTCTTAGCACTTCCGCTGTCGTGGACGCTCATGATCTGTGGACA GGTGAGGCTACATCTTCTGTGCAAGGAGAATTGAAGGCGACAGTAGAAACCCATGCTTGCAAAATGTATGTGTTGACCCCAAAGTAG